A single window of Streptomyces griseoviridis DNA harbors:
- a CDS encoding TetR/AcrR family transcriptional regulator, whose product MPDNPQSEQPRRRQARGERRVAQLLEAAANVFCTTGYTAASTNAIAREAGVSPGTLYQFFPNKEAIAVELGSKLMHEMRESHGETLALIDPATSVAEVIDATIDRLIDFTCRRPEFFALVHGPDIPGRIAEEHDALHLSMVQRVEELVAAFLPGAPPADVERVAQVCLGIYKSGLELVLAREGAERDAYVREIKDVLIRYLEPLIDEHNADAPAPAPVTR is encoded by the coding sequence GTGCCCGACAACCCGCAGAGCGAGCAGCCGCGCCGCCGCCAGGCCCGCGGCGAGCGTCGCGTCGCCCAGCTGCTCGAAGCCGCCGCGAACGTCTTCTGCACCACCGGCTACACGGCGGCCAGCACCAACGCCATCGCCCGCGAGGCCGGGGTGTCACCGGGCACGCTCTACCAGTTCTTCCCGAACAAGGAAGCGATCGCGGTCGAGCTGGGCAGCAAGCTGATGCACGAGATGCGCGAGTCGCACGGCGAGACGCTCGCGCTGATAGACCCCGCGACCTCGGTGGCGGAGGTCATCGACGCCACCATCGACCGGCTGATCGACTTCACCTGCCGCCGCCCGGAGTTCTTCGCCCTGGTGCACGGCCCCGACATCCCCGGCCGGATCGCCGAGGAGCACGACGCCCTGCACCTGAGCATGGTGCAGCGCGTCGAGGAGCTGGTCGCGGCCTTCCTGCCGGGGGCGCCGCCCGCCGACGTCGAGCGGGTCGCGCAGGTCTGCCTCGGCATCTACAAGTCGGGGCTCGAACTGGTGCTGGCCCGCGAGGGCGCCGAGCGCGACGCCTATGTGCGGGAGATCAAGGACGTCCTCATCCGGTATCTGGAGCCCCTGATCGACGAGCACAACGCCGACGCGCCGGCGCCCGCACCCGTGACGCGCTGA